One segment of Phaeacidiphilus oryzae TH49 DNA contains the following:
- the htpX gene encoding zinc metalloprotease HtpX encodes MSSTPTKTRFAPDRGLTTRMVSTMFLIGLLYVVFVGALIVLLRGAWPIVVVIAGGLFILQFWFSGRIAAFSMGAKEVSPEQFPELHGVVDRLCALADMPKPKVCVAETDVPNAFATGRNQKNAVVCATTGLLRRLETDELEGVLAHELSHVAHKDVAVMTIAGFLGVMAGFITRIGIEMGFWGGFGGRDDDDDRNEGLVLLVVILFSVVVYAISFLLTRMLSRYRELSADRSAALLTGRPSALASALTKVTGAMGAIPTQDLRQAEPFNAFYFAPAFKARETASNLLSTHPSLEQRLEQLGRISAQLGRG; translated from the coding sequence ATGAGCAGTACGCCGACCAAGACCCGATTCGCTCCGGACCGCGGTCTCACCACGCGCATGGTGAGCACCATGTTCCTGATCGGGCTGCTCTACGTGGTCTTCGTCGGAGCGCTCATCGTGCTCCTTCGGGGAGCATGGCCGATCGTGGTCGTCATCGCAGGCGGCCTCTTCATTCTGCAGTTCTGGTTCAGCGGCAGGATCGCCGCCTTCAGCATGGGGGCCAAGGAGGTCTCCCCGGAGCAGTTCCCCGAACTCCATGGCGTGGTGGACCGGCTGTGTGCTCTGGCCGACATGCCCAAGCCGAAGGTCTGCGTCGCCGAGACCGACGTGCCGAACGCCTTCGCCACCGGCCGCAACCAGAAGAACGCGGTGGTCTGCGCCACCACCGGACTGCTCCGCCGGCTGGAGACCGACGAACTGGAGGGCGTCCTCGCCCACGAGCTCTCGCATGTCGCGCACAAGGACGTCGCGGTCATGACGATCGCCGGATTCCTGGGCGTGATGGCCGGCTTCATCACCCGGATCGGCATCGAGATGGGCTTCTGGGGCGGCTTCGGCGGCCGGGACGACGACGACGACCGCAACGAGGGCCTGGTCCTGCTGGTGGTCATCCTGTTCAGCGTGGTCGTCTACGCGATCAGCTTCCTGCTGACCCGGATGCTCTCCCGCTACCGCGAGCTCTCCGCGGACCGCTCGGCCGCGCTCCTCACCGGGCGGCCGTCCGCGCTGGCCTCCGCGCTGACCAAGGTCACCGGGGCGATGGGCGCCATCCCCACCCAGGACCTCCGCCAGGCCGAGCCGTTCAACGCCTTCTACTTCGCGCCGGCCTTCAAGGCCCGCGAGACGGCGAGCAACCTCCTCTCCACCCACCCGTCCCTGGAGCAGCGGCTGGAGCAGCTCGGCCGCATCTCCGCCCAGCTCGGAAGGGGCTGA
- the hrcA gene encoding heat-inducible transcriptional repressor HrcA translates to MLDERKLAVLRAIVQDYVGTEEPVGSKALVERHSLGVSPATVRNDMAALEEDGYIAQPHTSAGRVPTDKGYRLFVDRLAEVKPLSQPERRAIHQFLDAAVDLDDVVSRTVRLLATLTRQVAVVQYPSLTRSTVRHIELLQLAPARLMLVLITDTGRVEQRLIDCPAPVGEMVVADLRARLNAKVGGQRFAQVPRLVLDLPEAFERDDRPIVTTVLATLFETLAEQTEERVMLGGTANLTRFAHDFPRTIAPVLEALEEQVVLLRLLGETGDSEVSVRIGHENAYEGLNSTSVVSVGYGSGDESVAKLGVVGPTRMDYPGTMGAVRAVARYVGQILAAS, encoded by the coding sequence ATGCTGGACGAACGGAAGCTCGCCGTGCTGCGTGCCATCGTCCAGGACTACGTCGGTACGGAGGAGCCGGTGGGGTCCAAGGCCCTGGTGGAGCGGCACAGCCTGGGTGTCTCGCCGGCCACGGTGCGCAACGACATGGCCGCCCTGGAGGAGGACGGTTACATCGCCCAGCCGCACACCAGCGCGGGCCGGGTGCCCACCGACAAGGGGTACCGCCTCTTCGTGGACCGGCTCGCCGAGGTCAAGCCGCTCTCCCAGCCGGAGCGCCGGGCGATCCACCAGTTCCTGGACGCCGCCGTCGACCTCGACGACGTCGTCTCCCGCACCGTGCGGCTGCTGGCCACGCTGACCCGCCAGGTCGCGGTGGTGCAGTACCCCTCGCTGACCCGTTCGACGGTTCGCCATATCGAGTTGCTCCAGCTCGCCCCCGCGCGGCTGATGCTGGTGCTGATCACCGACACCGGCCGGGTCGAGCAGCGGCTGATCGACTGCCCGGCGCCGGTCGGCGAGATGGTGGTCGCGGACCTCCGCGCCCGGCTCAACGCCAAGGTCGGCGGCCAGCGCTTCGCCCAGGTGCCCAGGCTGGTGCTGGACCTTCCGGAGGCGTTCGAGCGGGACGACCGGCCGATCGTCACCACGGTCCTGGCGACCCTGTTCGAGACGCTGGCCGAGCAGACCGAGGAGCGGGTGATGCTCGGCGGCACGGCGAACCTGACCCGCTTCGCCCACGACTTCCCGCGCACCATCGCGCCGGTGCTGGAGGCGCTGGAGGAGCAGGTGGTGCTGCTCCGGCTGCTCGGGGAGACGGGCGACTCCGAAGTGTCCGTCCGGATCGGCCACGAGAACGCCTATGAGGGACTCAATTCCACGTCGGTGGTCTCGGTGGGCTACGGTTCGGGCGACGAGTCCGTCGCGAAACTGGGGGTGGTCGGACCCACCCGGATGGACTACCCGGGCACCATGGGCGCGGTACGGGCGGTGGCCCGTTACGTCGGCCAGATCCTGGCGGCGTCGTGA
- the dnaJ gene encoding molecular chaperone DnaJ → MATDYYAVLGVRKDASQDEIKKAFRRLARELHPDVNPDPKTQERFKEINAAYEVLSDPQKRQMYDLGGDPLSNGGGAGGFGQGAGFGFSDIMDAFFGAAGGQRGPRSRTRRGQDAMIRIDISLNEAAFGTTKDIQVDTAVVCSTCNGEGAAPGTSPQTCDMCRGRGEVSQVTRSFLGQVMTSRPCPQCQGFGTVVPTPCPECAGDGRVRARRTLTVKIPAGVDNGTRIQLAGEGEVGPGGGPAGDLYVEVSENAHPIFQRRGDDLHCTVTLPMTAAALGTKVPLETLDGPEEVDIRPGTQSGQSIPLHNRGITHLRGGGRGDLIVHVEVQTPSKLDAEQEELVRRLARLRGEERPNGHFAPGQQGLFSRLKDAFNGR, encoded by the coding sequence GTGGCCACGGACTACTACGCGGTTCTCGGCGTCCGGAAGGACGCGAGCCAGGACGAGATCAAGAAGGCATTCCGCCGCCTGGCCCGCGAACTGCACCCGGACGTCAATCCAGATCCCAAGACGCAGGAGCGCTTCAAGGAGATCAACGCCGCGTACGAGGTCCTCTCGGACCCGCAGAAGCGCCAGATGTACGACCTGGGCGGCGATCCTCTCTCCAACGGCGGCGGCGCCGGCGGCTTCGGGCAGGGCGCCGGCTTCGGGTTCAGCGACATCATGGACGCCTTCTTCGGCGCGGCCGGCGGCCAGCGCGGACCGCGCTCGCGGACCCGGCGCGGCCAGGACGCCATGATCCGCATCGACATCTCGCTCAACGAGGCGGCCTTCGGCACCACCAAGGACATCCAGGTGGACACCGCCGTCGTCTGCTCCACCTGCAACGGCGAGGGCGCGGCCCCCGGCACCAGCCCGCAGACCTGCGACATGTGCCGCGGCCGCGGTGAGGTCTCCCAGGTCACCCGCTCGTTCCTGGGCCAGGTCATGACCTCCCGGCCCTGCCCGCAGTGCCAGGGCTTCGGCACCGTCGTGCCCACCCCCTGCCCGGAGTGCGCCGGCGACGGACGGGTGCGCGCCCGCCGCACCCTCACGGTCAAGATCCCGGCCGGTGTGGACAACGGCACCCGGATCCAGCTGGCCGGCGAGGGCGAGGTCGGCCCCGGCGGCGGCCCGGCCGGCGACCTCTACGTCGAGGTCTCGGAGAACGCCCACCCGATCTTCCAGCGCCGGGGCGACGACCTCCACTGCACGGTCACCCTGCCGATGACGGCGGCCGCGCTGGGCACCAAGGTGCCGCTGGAGACCCTGGACGGCCCGGAGGAGGTCGACATCCGGCCCGGTACCCAGTCCGGCCAGTCGATCCCGCTGCACAACCGGGGCATCACCCACCTGCGCGGCGGCGGCCGCGGCGACCTGATAGTGCATGTCGAGGTGCAGACCCCCAGCAAGCTGGACGCGGAGCAGGAGGAGCTGGTCCGCCGGCTCGCCCGGCTGCGCGGCGAGGAGCGGCCGAACGGCCACTTCGCGCCCGGCCAGCAGGGCCTGTTCTCCCGGCTGAAGGACGCCTTCAACGGGCGGTAG
- a CDS encoding 16S rRNA (uracil(1498)-N(3))-methyltransferase — protein MTAPVFVVPSESLAGVAPGAVVRLHGPEGRHAVSVKRLAQGERLVLTDGQGTGAAGTVTAVEGKDQLEVRVDEPLAEPAPGVRVTVVQALPKGDRGELAVETMTEVGVDEVVPWAASRCITQWRGDRGEKALAKWRSAAREAGKQSRRLRFPEVGGLATTRQVATLIAESDFAAVLHEEGARPLATEPLPESGRILLVVGPEGGVAPDELAAFAEAGAASYRLGRSVLRTSTAGVAAGALLMGRTGRWG, from the coding sequence ATGACCGCACCGGTCTTCGTCGTTCCGTCCGAGAGCCTGGCGGGCGTCGCGCCCGGTGCGGTGGTGCGTCTCCACGGGCCGGAGGGGCGGCACGCGGTGTCGGTGAAGCGGCTCGCGCAGGGCGAGCGGCTGGTGCTGACGGACGGTCAGGGCACCGGGGCGGCCGGCACGGTGACCGCGGTCGAGGGCAAGGACCAGTTGGAGGTCCGGGTGGACGAGCCGCTCGCGGAGCCCGCCCCCGGGGTGCGGGTCACCGTGGTGCAGGCGCTGCCCAAGGGCGACCGTGGCGAGCTGGCCGTCGAGACCATGACCGAGGTCGGGGTGGACGAGGTGGTGCCGTGGGCCGCCTCCCGCTGCATCACCCAGTGGCGCGGGGACCGGGGGGAGAAGGCGCTGGCCAAATGGCGCTCGGCGGCCCGGGAGGCGGGGAAGCAGTCCAGGCGGCTGCGGTTCCCCGAGGTCGGCGGACTGGCGACCACCCGTCAGGTCGCCACGCTGATCGCCGAGTCCGACTTCGCCGCGGTGCTCCACGAGGAGGGCGCCCGGCCGCTGGCCACCGAGCCGCTGCCGGAGAGCGGGCGGATCCTCCTGGTGGTGGGCCCCGAGGGCGGGGTGGCCCCGGACGAGCTGGCGGCCTTCGCCGAGGCCGGTGCCGCCTCCTACCGGCTGGGCCGGTCGGTGCTGCGCACCTCCACCGCCGGGGTGGCGGCGGGGGCGCTGCTGATGGGGCGCACCGGGCGCTGGGGGTAG
- a CDS encoding S41 family peptidase: MTGYLRHPDVHGTGPAGPLAAFTAEDDIWLTPLDGGRAWRFTADRVPVRNPRFSPDGRHLAWTSGKDGASEVYTAPVEGGTAVRLTHWGSQRTRVLGWTTSPEGAPEVLVFSTGGQATSRRTWAFAVPLDGGEPRRLPYGPVGGLAFEPGVGPEGRVLLLSAPMGLEAAYWKRYRGGTAGKLWMGRTGGEFTRLRPGPADAETAFDGNLECPLWVGERIAFLSDHDGLGRLWSALPDGSDLRAHPSGEFWARNAATDGTRVIWHAGGDLWLLDDLTDGQREPRRLETALGGPATARQPHPVDAGRNLGGFAPDRTGRGSAVAVRGTVHWLPHRDGPARALGVEPGVRARLPRVVPAAAAAADAAGAGRAAGKSPRPRQGGQSVLWVSDASGEDGLELAPADGRGPSRRIGDGRLGRVLDLAVSPDGRLAAAASHDGRLHLVELESGEIRELTHCQHGDVDGLVFSPDSRWLAWSQPGPEPLRQLMLARTGGGEGEDGPAGPVEATPLRFCDTSPAFTADGKHLAFLSVRTFDPVYDAHVFDVSFPTGCRPYLITLADTTPSPFGPRPAGRGFGEDPDDPDDTEDTDTADEAADDADGTAKPAASEGGSGDAEGGEGGAAAGASRAGSERRPPETVVDLEGIADRIVPFPVAGGRFGELRAAKGGVLWTRIPLTGVLGDDLAAPDEDGPRPVLERFDLSSLEEEELVDGLDDFEVSGDGSRVVLRDRGRLRVVPADRKPSRGSGNGRGGSDDDLDVDLDRLRVVVDPAAEWRQMYAETGRIMRDNFWRADLGGVDWQAQLDRYRPLLDRVASRDELADLLYELHGELGTSHAYVSPLGRAVSEARRHGLLGADLVRETAPAGAEAGAEPGAAVWRVARVLRGESSDPRARSPLAAPGAAVRAGDAILAVNGRPVDPVRGPLPLLAGTAGRPVALTVATGDQPPRETVVVPVDDEEPLRYHDWVADRRAAVHELSGGRLGYLHVPDMMGPGWAQLHRDLRVEMAREGVVVDLRENRGGHLSQLVVEKLNRRVVGWDTIRDQSAAQRYPADAPRGPVVALADEFSGSDGDIVNAAIQALGIGKVVGTRTWGGVIGIDSRYRLVDGTLITQPKYAFWLEGYGWGLENHGVDPDVEVVMAPHHWARGEDPQLAEGVRIALAALAERPAAQPPRLPPLPSR; encoded by the coding sequence GTGACGGGTTACCTGCGCCATCCTGACGTGCACGGAACCGGCCCCGCCGGGCCGCTGGCCGCCTTCACGGCGGAGGACGACATCTGGCTGACCCCGCTGGACGGGGGCCGGGCCTGGCGGTTCACCGCCGACCGGGTCCCGGTCCGCAACCCCCGCTTCTCGCCTGACGGTCGGCATCTCGCCTGGACCTCGGGGAAGGACGGGGCCTCCGAGGTCTACACCGCCCCCGTCGAGGGCGGGACCGCCGTCCGGCTCACCCACTGGGGGAGCCAGCGCACCCGGGTGCTCGGCTGGACCACCTCGCCGGAGGGCGCCCCCGAGGTGCTGGTGTTCAGCACCGGCGGCCAGGCCACGTCCAGGCGGACCTGGGCGTTCGCCGTTCCGCTCGACGGGGGCGAGCCGCGTCGGCTGCCGTACGGCCCGGTCGGCGGGCTGGCCTTCGAGCCGGGGGTGGGTCCGGAGGGCCGGGTGCTGCTCCTCTCCGCCCCGATGGGTCTCGAGGCCGCGTACTGGAAGAGGTATCGCGGCGGTACCGCGGGCAAGTTGTGGATGGGGCGCACCGGTGGGGAGTTCACCCGACTGCGCCCCGGGCCGGCGGACGCGGAGACGGCCTTCGACGGAAACCTGGAGTGCCCGCTGTGGGTGGGGGAGCGGATCGCGTTCCTCTCCGACCACGACGGGCTCGGCCGGCTGTGGTCCGCCCTGCCGGACGGCAGCGACCTGCGGGCGCACCCCTCCGGCGAGTTCTGGGCCCGGAACGCGGCCACCGACGGCACCAGGGTGATCTGGCACGCCGGCGGCGACCTCTGGCTGCTGGACGACCTGACGGACGGTCAGCGGGAGCCGCGCCGGCTGGAGACGGCCCTCGGCGGCCCGGCCACCGCGCGCCAGCCGCATCCGGTGGACGCCGGCCGCAACCTCGGCGGCTTCGCCCCGGACCGGACCGGTCGCGGCAGCGCGGTCGCGGTCCGCGGCACCGTCCACTGGCTGCCGCACCGGGACGGCCCGGCCCGGGCGCTCGGCGTCGAGCCGGGGGTGCGCGCGCGGCTGCCCCGGGTGGTGCCGGCCGCGGCTGCCGCGGCGGACGCCGCAGGGGCCGGCCGCGCCGCCGGGAAGTCCCCACGGCCGCGCCAGGGCGGCCAGTCGGTGCTGTGGGTGTCGGACGCCTCCGGTGAGGACGGCCTGGAGCTGGCCCCGGCCGACGGTCGCGGTCCGAGCCGGCGGATAGGCGACGGCCGGCTCGGCCGGGTGCTGGACCTGGCGGTCTCGCCGGACGGCCGGCTGGCCGCCGCCGCCTCGCACGACGGCCGGCTGCACCTGGTCGAGCTGGAGTCCGGCGAGATACGGGAGTTGACGCACTGTCAGCACGGGGACGTGGACGGGCTGGTGTTCTCCCCGGACTCGCGCTGGCTGGCCTGGTCGCAGCCGGGCCCCGAGCCGCTGCGGCAGCTGATGCTGGCCCGTACCGGCGGCGGCGAGGGGGAGGACGGACCGGCCGGGCCGGTCGAGGCCACCCCGCTGCGCTTCTGCGACACCTCGCCCGCCTTCACCGCGGACGGTAAGCACCTGGCCTTCCTCTCCGTCCGCACCTTCGACCCGGTCTACGACGCCCACGTCTTCGACGTCTCCTTCCCGACCGGCTGCCGTCCGTACCTGATCACCCTCGCGGACACCACCCCCTCGCCGTTCGGGCCCCGCCCGGCCGGCCGCGGCTTCGGCGAGGACCCCGACGACCCCGACGACACCGAGGACACCGACACCGCCGACGAGGCCGCCGACGACGCGGACGGGACGGCGAAGCCGGCCGCGTCGGAGGGCGGGAGCGGAGACGCCGAGGGCGGGGAGGGCGGCGCGGCCGCCGGTGCGTCCAGGGCCGGCTCCGAGCGCCGGCCCCCGGAGACCGTGGTCGACCTGGAGGGGATCGCCGACCGGATCGTGCCGTTCCCGGTGGCCGGCGGCCGCTTCGGCGAGCTCCGCGCCGCCAAGGGCGGGGTGCTGTGGACCCGGATACCGCTCACCGGGGTGCTCGGCGACGACCTGGCCGCCCCGGACGAGGACGGGCCCCGCCCGGTGCTGGAGCGCTTCGACCTCTCCTCGCTGGAGGAGGAGGAACTGGTCGACGGGCTGGACGACTTCGAGGTCTCCGGCGACGGCTCCCGGGTGGTGCTCCGGGACCGCGGCCGGCTCCGCGTGGTCCCCGCGGACCGCAAGCCGTCCCGCGGCTCCGGGAACGGCCGGGGCGGCTCGGACGACGACCTCGACGTCGATCTGGACCGGCTGCGGGTGGTGGTCGACCCGGCCGCCGAATGGCGGCAGATGTACGCCGAGACCGGCCGGATCATGCGCGACAACTTCTGGCGCGCGGACCTGGGCGGCGTCGACTGGCAGGCCCAACTCGACCGCTACCGGCCCCTGCTGGACCGCGTGGCCAGCCGTGACGAGCTCGCCGACCTCCTCTACGAGCTGCACGGTGAGCTCGGCACCTCGCACGCCTACGTCAGCCCGCTGGGCCGCGCGGTGAGCGAGGCCAGGCGGCATGGGCTGCTCGGCGCCGACCTGGTGCGCGAGACCGCCCCTGCGGGCGCGGAGGCCGGTGCGGAGCCGGGCGCCGCCGTCTGGCGGGTGGCCAGGGTGCTCCGCGGCGAGTCCTCGGACCCGCGGGCCCGTTCCCCGCTGGCCGCCCCGGGCGCGGCGGTTCGGGCCGGGGACGCGATCCTCGCCGTCAACGGCCGGCCGGTCGACCCGGTGCGCGGCCCCCTGCCGCTGCTGGCCGGCACCGCCGGACGCCCGGTGGCGCTCACCGTCGCCACCGGCGACCAGCCGCCGCGGGAGACCGTGGTGGTCCCGGTCGACGACGAGGAGCCGCTGCGCTACCACGACTGGGTGGCGGACCGGCGGGCCGCCGTCCACGAGCTCTCCGGCGGCCGGCTCGGCTACCTCCACGTGCCGGACATGATGGGACCCGGCTGGGCCCAGCTCCACCGCGACCTGCGGGTGGAGATGGCCCGGGAGGGCGTGGTCGTCGACCTCCGGGAGAACCGCGGCGGCCACCTCTCCCAGCTGGTGGTGGAGAAGCTCAACCGCCGGGTGGTGGGCTGGGACACGATCCGGGACCAGTCCGCCGCCCAGCGCTATCCGGCGGACGCCCCGCGCGGCCCGGTGGTCGCCCTCGCGGACGAGTTCTCCGGCTCGGACGGGGACATCGTCAACGCGGCGATCCAGGCGCTGGGCATCGGCAAGGTGGTCGGCACCCGCACCTGGGGCGGCGTGATCGGCATCGACAGCCGCTACCGCCTGGTCGACGGCACGCTGATCACCCAGCCCAAGTACGCCTTCTGGCTGGAGGGTTACGGCTGGGGCCTGGAGAACCACGGGGTCGATCCGGACGTCGAAGTGGTGATGGCCCCGCACCACTGGGCGCGAGGGGAGGACCCGCAGCTCGCCGAGGGGGTGCGGATAGCGCTCGCCGCCCTCGCCGAGCGCCCCGCCGCCCAGCCGCCCCGCCTGCCGCCGCTGCCGTCCCGGTGA
- a CDS encoding ATP-binding protein translates to MSAERSPDASEPPLLASLRTALNAAPGDVPLRLHLAELLLGEGRADEAIAEAAIALQHDPASTEARALMTRALSGPGTPVQQPQPSQPQPSQPQPSQPSRSQQQPEPPSQPVFDWQQAERQVSDVDAAALDGAADPDAPDTRFFDLERSAVRLADVGGMTQVKQRLEAAFLAPMRNPELRRLYGKSLRGGLLLYGPPGCGKTFLARAIAGELGAGFVNVGLADVLDSYLGVSERNLHQIFRTARRHRPCVVFLDELDALGGRRSNLRNSAMRSTVNQLLTELDGVDADNEGLFVLAATNHPWDVDPALRRPGRLDRTLLVLPPDQEAREAILGYHLRERPVAGVDPAKIARRTEGFSGADLAHLCETAAERALLDSAASGTVRKIGQDDLVAAAREIRPSIDTWLSAARNVALYANEDGTYDELAAYLKSRKQL, encoded by the coding sequence ATGTCAGCCGAGCGTTCGCCCGACGCCTCCGAGCCCCCGCTGCTGGCCAGCCTGCGTACGGCGCTGAACGCCGCGCCGGGCGACGTGCCGCTGCGGCTGCACCTGGCCGAACTGCTGCTGGGCGAGGGGCGCGCGGACGAGGCGATCGCCGAGGCCGCGATCGCCCTCCAGCACGACCCGGCCAGCACCGAGGCCCGCGCCCTGATGACCCGCGCGCTGAGCGGCCCGGGCACGCCCGTGCAGCAGCCGCAGCCCTCGCAGCCGCAGCCCTCGCAGCCGCAGCCGTCGCAGCCCTCGCGGTCGCAGCAGCAGCCGGAGCCGCCCTCGCAGCCGGTCTTCGACTGGCAGCAGGCCGAGCGGCAGGTCTCGGACGTGGACGCCGCCGCCCTGGACGGCGCGGCCGACCCGGACGCCCCGGACACCCGCTTCTTCGACCTGGAGCGCTCCGCCGTCCGGCTGGCCGACGTCGGCGGCATGACCCAGGTCAAGCAGCGGCTGGAGGCCGCCTTCCTGGCCCCCATGCGCAACCCCGAACTCCGCCGGCTGTACGGCAAGTCGCTCCGCGGCGGGCTCCTCCTCTACGGCCCGCCCGGCTGCGGGAAGACCTTTCTCGCCCGGGCGATCGCCGGCGAGCTCGGCGCCGGCTTCGTCAACGTCGGCCTCGCCGACGTGCTGGACAGCTACCTGGGCGTCTCCGAGCGCAACCTCCACCAGATCTTCCGGACCGCCCGCCGGCACCGCCCCTGCGTGGTCTTCCTGGACGAGCTGGACGCCCTCGGCGGCCGCCGCAGCAACCTCCGCAACAGCGCCATGCGCTCCACCGTCAACCAGCTGCTCACCGAGCTGGACGGGGTGGACGCGGACAACGAGGGGCTGTTCGTCCTGGCCGCCACCAACCACCCCTGGGACGTGGACCCGGCGCTCCGCCGCCCCGGCCGGCTGGACCGCACGCTGCTGGTGCTGCCGCCGGACCAGGAGGCCCGGGAGGCCATCCTCGGCTACCACCTGAGGGAGCGTCCGGTCGCCGGCGTCGATCCGGCGAAGATCGCCCGCCGTACCGAGGGCTTCTCCGGGGCCGACCTCGCCCACCTCTGCGAGACCGCCGCCGAGCGGGCCCTGCTGGACTCGGCGGCCAGCGGCACGGTGCGGAAGATCGGCCAGGACGACCTGGTCGCCGCCGCCCGCGAGATCCGCCCCTCCATCGACACCTGGCTCTCCGCCGCCCGCAACGTCGCCCTCTACGCCAACGAGGACGGCACCTACGACGAGCTGGCCGCCTACCTCAAGTCCCGGAAGCAGCTGTGA
- a CDS encoding tetratricopeptide repeat protein — protein sequence MSLEPEEFRRLRHAELLLDTERTTEAIERLGPLAATRPDEAWVQAVWARALVAAERYEEALSAARRALAVDSGHQVAWLMAARALRRLTRHDEAVRHCADAIRALPDRAPVHREYAISLLDGPGGGLPEEAYRAASEAIRLDPQQAAGHYLLGLAAQRLHPGFRWGPVAVAAFEEALRLDPEFTPARNTLAVIQLGSGRVGEAARGFAASAAADPQQGIYQHNVQVVALRLVSRLRWIALAALVVCGGVGSAMFPEPLGHRLTANAVLTSALLLAWALWWAGTLRPLPKPVRATVFRLVRTRGSVRLGAIGVGVGSACGLIAAAVPLPDPGWYGLLWFVGLVTQAVLILVAGQVSRARLAELRRTGEAVSRRDFRPAGPPGPRPPFAPESPPGATPPGRSEG from the coding sequence GTGAGCCTGGAGCCGGAGGAGTTCCGCCGGCTCAGGCACGCCGAGCTGCTGCTGGACACCGAGCGGACGACCGAGGCGATCGAGCGGCTCGGCCCGCTGGCCGCCACCCGGCCCGACGAGGCCTGGGTGCAGGCCGTCTGGGCCCGCGCCCTGGTCGCCGCCGAGCGGTACGAGGAGGCGCTGTCCGCCGCCCGGCGGGCGCTCGCCGTCGACTCCGGCCACCAGGTGGCCTGGTTGATGGCGGCCCGCGCGCTGCGCCGCCTGACGCGCCACGACGAGGCCGTGCGGCACTGCGCCGACGCGATCCGGGCCCTCCCGGACCGCGCCCCGGTCCACCGCGAGTACGCGATCAGCCTGCTGGACGGCCCCGGCGGCGGACTGCCGGAGGAGGCCTACCGGGCGGCCTCCGAGGCGATCCGGCTGGACCCGCAGCAGGCCGCGGGGCACTACCTCCTCGGTCTCGCCGCCCAGCGCCTCCATCCCGGCTTCCGCTGGGGCCCGGTGGCCGTGGCGGCCTTCGAGGAGGCGCTCCGCCTCGACCCGGAGTTCACCCCGGCGCGGAACACCCTGGCGGTGATCCAGCTGGGCTCCGGCCGGGTCGGCGAGGCCGCCCGCGGTTTCGCGGCGAGCGCGGCCGCCGACCCGCAGCAGGGCATCTACCAGCACAACGTGCAGGTGGTGGCGCTGCGGCTGGTGTCCAGGCTGCGCTGGATCGCGCTGGCCGCCCTGGTGGTCTGCGGCGGCGTCGGCTCGGCGATGTTCCCGGAGCCGCTGGGCCACCGGCTCACCGCCAACGCGGTGCTGACCTCCGCCCTGCTGCTGGCCTGGGCGCTGTGGTGGGCGGGCACGCTGCGCCCGCTGCCGAAGCCGGTCCGGGCGACGGTGTTCCGGCTGGTCCGCACCCGCGGTTCGGTGCGGCTCGGCGCGATCGGCGTGGGCGTCGGCAGCGCCTGCGGGCTGATCGCGGCGGCCGTTCCGCTGCCCGATCCGGGCTGGTACGGCCTGCTGTGGTTCGTCGGGCTGGTGACGCAGGCCGTCCTGATCCTGGTGGCGGGCCAGGTCTCCCGGGCCCGTCTTGCCGAACTCCGGCGTACCGGCGAGGCGGTGAGCCGGCGCGACTTCCGGCCGGCCGGCCCGCCGGGCCCGCGCCCGCCGTTCGCCCCCGAGTCGCCGCCCGGGGCTACTCCACCGGGCCGATCCGAGGGATGA
- a CDS encoding tetratricopeptide repeat protein: MPADLPEPRDEDWWVARARALRAEDRHEEAVLHCAEAVLALPGRASVHREYGFSLLSCPGPLPAARRQEAYRAAAEAVRLDPDQAVHHYLAGLAAERLTPGTPWRRVARRAFREALRVDPEFAPARSELLLAAPRPEGPGRAVEAFAAAAAAPGLPEHRHDREVAAVRLLNGLRWIAVPAVVLAACVQLAVCHRPMAQRLTVSAAMTAVLLATWALWWARALRPLPRPARAALGRLVRTRGPVPAAVLGHACGSACALVTAAVPLPARAFYGGLAVLGLAAGQLALAEAFDRLSRASLSGLRRAHGTLPRPPFVPAPPPLPLPPAEPWHRT, from the coding sequence ATGCCCGCCGACCTCCCCGAGCCCCGCGACGAGGACTGGTGGGTGGCCAGGGCACGGGCCCTGCGCGCCGAGGACCGCCATGAGGAGGCCGTCCTCCACTGTGCGGAGGCGGTCCTTGCGCTGCCCGGCCGGGCCTCGGTGCACCGTGAGTACGGCTTCAGCCTCCTCTCCTGTCCCGGCCCGCTGCCGGCCGCCCGCCGGCAGGAGGCCTACCGGGCCGCCGCCGAGGCCGTCCGGCTGGACCCGGACCAGGCCGTCCACCACTACCTGGCCGGCCTCGCCGCCGAGCGGCTGACCCCCGGGACGCCCTGGCGGCGGGTCGCCCGCCGGGCCTTCCGGGAGGCCCTGCGGGTCGACCCGGAGTTCGCCCCGGCGCGGAGCGAACTCCTGCTGGCCGCACCGCGTCCCGAGGGCCCGGGCAGAGCGGTCGAGGCCTTCGCGGCGGCGGCCGCCGCGCCCGGCCTGCCGGAGCATCGGCATGACCGGGAGGTCGCCGCGGTCCGGCTGCTGAACGGCCTGCGCTGGATCGCGGTCCCCGCGGTCGTCCTCGCCGCCTGCGTCCAACTGGCCGTATGCCACCGGCCGATGGCCCAGCGGCTGACCGTCTCCGCCGCCATGACCGCGGTCCTCCTCGCCACCTGGGCGCTGTGGTGGGCGAGGGCCCTGCGCCCGCTGCCGCGGCCGGCCCGGGCGGCGCTCGGGCGGCTGGTGCGGACCAGGGGCCCGGTGCCGGCCGCCGTACTCGGCCACGCCTGCGGCAGCGCCTGCGCGCTGGTCACGGCGGCTGTTCCGCTGCCGGCCCGGGCCTTCTACGGCGGCCTGGCGGTCCTCGGGCTCGCCGCCGGCCAGCTGGCCCTGGCCGAGGCGTTCGACCGGCTGTCCCGCGCCTCCCTGAGCGGGCTGCGCCGCGCCCACGGCACGCTGCCGCGCCCCCCGTTCGTCCCCGCACCTCCTCCGCTGCCGCTGCCGCCTGCGGAACCCTGGCACCGAACCTGA